One genomic region from Phragmites australis chromosome 1, lpPhrAust1.1, whole genome shotgun sequence encodes:
- the LOC133917923 gene encoding probable beta-1,4-xylosyltransferase IRX9L — protein MARRNAGAIQREGSVKDWAEFDPTPSPKLAYSQTYVAMRGLLTSVASLDPVLMSSSLKSAWAAISSHKHARSLERPKSKGMNWKKAMFHLLVCFLVGIFIGFTPPFSLDLSKRIASENERLPLDGDLINRQSEEFSGTKLEPFAVEAEATEDPQVDKSLPVPAMLDDEADFIEASHIEPSVNDSGIVVRKQLIVVTATSVRPHQAYYLNRLAHVLKNVQPSLLWIVAEWPYQSHETAEILRSSGVMYRHLICNRNTTNIRKIIVCQKNNAIFHIKKHHLDGIVHFADEEQTYSVDLFEEMRKIRRFGTWPVAVHVETKYRVVLEGPLCRGNQVTGWHTNQRRGVARRFPIGFSGFAFNSTILWDPQRWNSPTLESIILHSGGRGGLQESRFIEKLVADESQMEGLANNCTQIMVWNFDLEPPQLNYPTGWLLQKNLDAVVPIT, from the exons ATGGCCCGAAGGAATGCCGGCGCAATACAGCGGGAGGGGTCTGTTAAGGACTGGGCGGAATTCGACCCCACGCCGTCCCCTAAGCTGGCGTACTCGCAGACCTATGTCGCGATGAGGGGGCTGTTGACGTCGGTGGCCTCCCTGGACCCTGTCCTGATGTCGAGCAGCCTCAAGTCTGCGTGGGCAGCCATATCGTCACACAAGCACGCTCGGTCCTTGGAGAGGCCAAAGTCAAAGGGGATGAACTGGAAGAAGGCCATGTTCCATCTGCTTGTGTGCTTCTTGGTGGGAATTTTCATCGGATTCACGCCGCCCTTCTCGCTTGATTTATCCAAGAGAATAGCTTCTGAAAACGAGAGGCTTCCGTTAGATGGGGATTTGATCAATAGACAATCAGAAGAATTTAGTGGTACGAAGTTGGAGCCGTTTGCAGTGGAGGCTGAAGCGACCGAAGACCCACAGGTTGACAAGAGTCTTCCAGTTCCTGCAATGCTGGATGATGAAGCGGACTTTATTGAAGCCTCACATATCGAACCTTCTGTTAATGACTCTGGCATTGTTGTGAGGAAGCAGCTGATAGTTGTGACAGCAACTTCTGTTCGACCACACCAGGCGTATTACTTAAATCGTTTGGCTCATGTGTTGAAAAATGTACAGCCTTCTCTTCTCTGGATAGTTGCGGAATGGCCATATCAGTCCCATGAAACAGCAGAGATCCTGAGGTCTTCTGGGGTTATGTACAGACATCTTATCTGTAATCGGAATACTACAAATATAAGGAAGATTATTGTCTGCCAAAAGaacaatgcaatttttcatataaagaagCACCATCTAGATGGTATAGTGCATTTTGCTGATGAGGAGCAAACATATTCAGTTGATTTATTTGAAGAAATGCGCAAAATCAG GCGCTTTGGTACATGGCCCGTAGCAGTACATGTTGAGACCAAGTATAGGGTGGTTTTAGAAGGGCCCCTTTGTAGGGGTAATCAAGTCACTGGATGGCATACAAACCAGAGAAGGGGTGTAGCTCGTCGATTTCCAATTGGTTTCTCTGGGTTTGCTTTTAACAGCACTATACTTTGGGATCCCCAGAGATGGAATAGCCCCACATTAGAGTCTATTATACTCCATTCAGGTGGCAGAGGTGGCTTGCAG GAGTCAAGATTTATTGAGAAGCTTGTTGCGGATGAGAGTCAAATGGAAGGCCTTGCAAACAATTGTACTCAGATTATGGTCTGGAATTTTGATTTGGAACCTCCTCAACTCAACTACCCTACTGGCTGGTTGCTGCAGAAGAACCTAGATGCTGTTGTGCCTATAACATAA